atcaaattatccaaaatCTCCTcaacttttaaatttaaacttgataaacattcattaaaatctttataatttaagtcAGAACAATGATTTGAGGGGTATTCCCGGGAATCCAACGACACATCTTCATTTATTGTGAGATTCTCATCATTATCTCCTAAAAATGACGAAGTTTTTATAAACTCgacaaatttattactaaAGTCAACTAATGTATATGTAttcatttataaaattaaattaactaaatatacATACTGAATCTCACTAGAATCAGCCTTGAACTTTACACTATAAATTTCATAATTAAACAGcttaatatatataaaaataattgaaattaaaaatttacgATGTTAGAAAGCCTCCAAAGGTCCAGACTTCCATGTGTTTGATTTCAAAGTGGTAATCGTCCGAAAGCGGTTCATTATCAAATGTTTCACTATGTGCTGTTGTTCCCACTTTGAACGCTTTACCTATGGTAATGGCCGGGTTATTTCCTCCTCCAATGATTACTGAGTGATCACTGGAGTAAATGAAACACCTGTTCTTGCCTTGAGATTTGAAAACTTTTATGTTTCCCCTTTGAAATTTGAACACAAAAGTTTCTCCTGAGCCGTAAAACCTAAGATTATACCTGATTTGAGGCGTGAAAGCGCCGAAAACTCCACCTTTTGAATCttctattactattatacagttGTCCTTATTTTCGAGATTCTTGTAAAAGGTGTGGTAACTTACTCCGTCGTGGACTGTTTCGAAACTTAGAATCCACTCCCTAATCGCAACACTCGCAGgtaaatatgaatttaatttcCTGACCATGTCaaaggttaaaattttacttcTATTTCCAATAGCACTGAAATGATCCAAATTGACATACTTATCATTTGGTTCATCCAGTTCCTCCGGCGCATCAGTTAGCGTATTCCAACTCTCAATTAAGCTATTACTTGAAAAAGGGATCCTTGTGATTCTTGACCGATCTGAGGAAGGCGTTGAGTTATTGCACATATCCAAAAGTGACATGAGTTTGTTTGTGCATTTGTAAGCCAATTCCTTGTTAAAAAAGCCAAATAGAATCGATACGTGTGAGTTACTCCTTTTAAAAAGCTTACTATTCTTACCCTTGTGTCCTGGTAAAACTGAGAAAATTGCTGAACCTATtcttgaaaaattaaaaccTACTGACTTTTTACTCCTTTCTGGCATTGGATCAGGTAATGTAGATTCGAAACTAGAGCCGCTGGAGTAGTGTGTTGTTTCAAAACTATCGGAATACTGCTTTAGGACCACTTGTAGGAAGCCGTTACATCGCATATCTTCCAATCCGAGCAACTCCTGGGAAGGTCCGCCTATACAGCCGCACTCTAGAATATTCTCCATATCTACGTGTATCTGATAATATCCTTGACCGTGTTCATCTACGTTTACGTCTCTGATATCTGGCTCAAAGGTCAGGGACTCTCTCGTCAGTGTCAAAACGCCCAGAATCGACCTAGAAATGATGCAATACTGGCATTTTTCTCTGAATACAATTGTTTCATTTTGTGAAGTCCTTGGTGATAGTGATTCGTGTGAATTCCTGGGTGAAGAATCTGAAATATCTGACTGAAAGGTGGATAGAACCGCCTCTTTTATGGCACCAGGTGTTAGCCTGTATTTATAGTCGAATGACGACATATCAAATCATCATAAAGTATCGAATCATGTTTTCCGAGATCTcatctttaaattatactataaaacAGGTTCCCACAAATATCAGTCGCactatacataattttaccttttctagtcctttatttttttcttttacattatttattttacacatgctttttatatattttgtgatttattaattttattcttttttctaaaatttctCTCCTCCTTCATCTGGACTCTTACACATGTAACTAGCCATCAGATCACCAACTATTCATATTACATAACATGAAATTAtctaatgtgtaaacaattttaaaattttagattattttatcaattaaaaACACTCCAATTCCATCGTTAAAGCtcttttcatttattttaatttccttCAAGGCCAGTGTAATGTACCTTCCAAACATACTTATCCACGTTTTTATGCCTGGGTAATCATGTAAGAATCTTGACCAGTCGAAGATGTTAGTGTTTGAACAACTCCACTCTTTAAGGTGTTCCATTCTGTTATCCCACATGTCAACGTAGTACTTTAATCTTTCATCCATTGGCTTTGGAAATTCTccatttttaaactcaATTTCCGAGTCATACAGATCCAAATACCCTTCTACACTATCAGACAAGTTGGCCCACGTATCTTTTCTTGAGTTGGCAATTAACATTCTGGTTTTAAGTCCAATTCCAACTTCTGTCAAGGCTGCTACTCCAAACTTAGAATCGTATGTAAACTCATTAATTCTATTTGCCATCTTCCCTCTGTAGTATTTGTACTCCTTTTCCCAGACATATTCCCAATTTATGAAATAATCTTGGATTCTAAGGATCATCTGAACAACGTAGGGGTAAATAAATCCCAGGCAACAGCCCCAAGTGACCATCTCAATTCTTGCTCTAAGAATGAACTCATGATCTCTCAGAAGCTTATAAGATACTTCATCCAGTTgatttttaatgattttgaaCTCTCGAGGATCAAATGAGCATTCCAAAAGTTTAAGCATATCATTTAATTCACCCTGATAGTCATGACTACCCCGCCCTGAGATCATTAAAAACTGATCTATCCTGCGTCTTACTCTATCGGGCGTATTAAGATTAGTTCTTTTAATTGATTTAGTAATTGTCTTGTAGGATCTTACAGGGTCAAAATCGTAGTACTTTAGCTGTTTGCTCTTAACTGATGACATTATGAGGTAACTgagtaatattattaacaaaaataGTATCCAGAAAATTGTAATCAGTTTAATCTTCACCGGGTTCATAGTTTTTTCATATGAATTTTCCGTCGAGATTTTAAGTTCGGCACCGGTACAACAGCAACACTTACCATTTTGACAGCAACGGCATTTCTTGCATGCTTCTGGGCAAGAACATGAAGGTTGAGGTTTTTGTTCATCAGGATATTCAACTAATACTCTTTGAAGAGGAACGCCTACACAACAACAAGTTTGGGTATTAGCAGCAGATGTTTGTTGTGTACAACATTTTGAATCATTTATGCAAAGCTTGATGCAGGTTGGATTAATCTTTTTtttggaatattttatcTCTGTTACCCGGaagaaattaattttacaatgtAAGTCAACTTGGATGTTAGAATGGCAGCAATCTGACATAAACATACTcttaatataaaaatccTTTTGCTCATCCAATTTTTCGCTAAATTTTGGAGTAGTGTTTGGCTTTATCTCCCTTATACAGCATTTTTGATCCCGAGTATAACAGATGAAAACCCTAGCTGCGTTTTTAACTTTAgttttattacatttttcacatcgacataatttaacacaGTTAGTACACGGGGCTGTACACTGGGTACCAGGACAACACTTAACACATATACAACAGTTTGATCCATTTCCACCACTACAAACACAAGAACCTCCACTACCTCCTCCACAAATTGAGCAAGAGTCTGATTTCGTTCCCTCAATTCTAACAGTTAACTGGCAATCATCACAGGAACTAGTTGTAACCGAATCTATTTCGTAAATTCCAATAAGTTTTAGACAGTTGCAACTTTTTTCATCGCAATTTTGACAACAATTTTGGTTACAACCCAGTTGTTCACATATTTTTCTTATATCACCTCCAACTTCTTTTTGAAGCAAAAGAATGGCACTATCAGCatgttttaaataatcCAAACTCTTACCATCACCATTTGATTTAGAACATGAAAATCTGTTGGAACTACGACACTGAGTTAAAGGTGGAATACTGAGAATAAACTCGGTTAATTTATCTTCTCCTACAATAGCTAGATATGGCTTTGAAGCATATGCGTTATCCTCTAGATAGAAACActtatttgttttattaatgaTTACCGGATATCTACAATAGCACTCAGTAAGAAACTTATCTCCACAACAAGGATATTTAGAATGTTCCTGGTCTTTGCAATTTTGGACAAGAGTATTACTAACGACTACAAATAAATCATATGAGCAGACGTATCCAACTAAAGTTGACAAGGTAATTATCGCAATGTAAATCCCAAAGTTGGAAAACAATCTGAGAAAAACCGAAAAATATACTTGGATAAGGAAACgaaaactaatattaaaaatattaatcgAATAAAAACCTAAATTAGCACTACGTGAAGCTGGAATCAGGATACCAACACAAAACCCAAATAAGTGGGAGGCACTTTCAAGTCTGGATAATGAACTGATCACATGAGGAGCGTAGATGAAACTTGATTTCTTATTCAAATGGGAATTAATAACTGGGGACAAGGGTACaaacaatataatacacaaataaaaatataaaataggAAAAAATTGTCTCAAAATTGATccaataaaaatgaaaattttattatcatctTGACcattatctttatttgaattaaacctttgagaataaaaattgcaCAATTGTTTAAAGCTACGTGTTCTCAAAACAATCCAATCATATTCGTGATTGGCTGGTTCGTTGGGAGGAAATCCAATCTTTCCTTTCATTacttttatacacattgaTAGGAAACAGAATAGCAATCTAGCCACAGCCAATGTTAAAGACATTTTTCTAGACTGTAATTCACCATCTACTTCCTGAGTTACCATCCAACAGAAACTTGGTAACAACCTGGCAGATAATAAACCACCAAGGAACGACAGTACTAATTTTGCATTATAAGAGTAGTGAACACATGCCTCAATCACTAGGAACGTTGTTAGGGCTCCTAATCCAATTGTAACAGAGGTTGTAACTAGTACCGATGTTACTTTAACCCATACAAAAACAACTAATATagctaaaaaatataaatgataACAATGAATTCCATTGATTAGATCACGGTGACTTTCGTCGTAGAATATTAGGGCCACTGTCAAAGTGACAAATGATGTGAATATTAGCAAATACCATTGAAAATTTGGCGAGGCTTTGGTTTGCGATACGAGAATATAAAACTGTTCTGAGCATACCAAACATGATAATCCCAGAAAATACGACTCCAAAAAATCACCAGCATCTGGTACTCTTTTCCTCATCAAATGTGATGATTCATTTGTCAAATATTGAAACTacattttgaaaattttgcAAACTATTCATTAGGAATATTAactacattttaaaatttttataaagaGTTCATTAGGAATAATTTCTACATTTGTGTTTATTAACAGTAATAAGCATGAAAACAGTACATGCTTCCCCATCTGATGGTTTCTTCTCAAACACTTGTTCTGACAACGGGAGATTTCCTTACTATTcatattaagtatatttatatgaatattattgagttactataatattcaCATATTACCTCTTTATTCtactatatttatatttcaGGAAAGAAATATCCCTTTTAGAGAACTTTCCTAAGTAACTGAACTTAAATTGATCCAAATCATCATTTTGGTCTTAGAAATTCCTATTTTCAGCTTATAAAATCTTTGTGAAGGGTTATAATACGACAGGGaacttaaaatattaaaccTTAGTAAACAAGTCCTTAATGAACTCATTTTAATCAGGAATACTTATGTTTGTAGGTAATATCCAACAATAATcgattaaaaattaatagtaatatacaTTTCTTATCAGAAATTGCTATACCGTGATAAAATTTGCGATAAAATACCAATAAGTATGCGTTAAACCAATATGTTATCCCATCTTTGATCTTATCTTAAAGGGtattttttgattttataaGGTTTAAGATGTTTTGTCCAGTAAAATTGTGAataaagtgtgtaaaaaggTGTGTAGACCGTCATTGACTAGATAGTAAAATCCAGAGTCTGGCCAGATTTATTAGaatgattaaaaaataatttaattagttatatttaaattttgattaaaattaaaaaacattaaatacTATTCTAATATAAACGGGTACATAAACAAACACCATCACACCCTAACATTGATACAATTAAgttgttattttaccctgtttaattattatattttattatttttttcttaTTCAAGTtccataattatttatcttttaaattcatcTTAAACCTGAAGTATTTGTTAACCATTTCATTATGGAACATTTACATTGTAAATAGTTCAATTActtaatgtgtaaacaaTTTTGAAATCAGATTATctgattaaattatttaatcaTTGTTCTATCCCTTCGTTCAATTCCTTAAGCGGGATGTTGACAAAGTCATTCCCAAGCTTCAGGTACGGTGAAACAATCTCAATCCAGTCTTCTATTTCTTCATAATCTACTCTGAATCCTTCCCAATCAAACACGTTAGTTTTATTAACAATCCAATTCCCCAAATATCTTCTTCTATGTGTCCACGtagttataaaatattcgAGTCTTTCTCCGATACTTGCTGGAAGTGCTTGTCTGTCCAGTTTCTTCTCAATTTGATCAAGTTTTGTGAGTGAATTGAGTTCCTCTTTAAGAGTAATCCAGGAATGTGTTCTGGTTATACCTATTGATCTGACTAACTTATCTGTATGCGTCAGGACACTCAGTAGCGTCAGTGAGTACCTCGATGTATGTGATATTTTGTTAAGCTTAGGTTTAATAAATCtgatataattttcatGTTCAACATTCCACATAACTTCCCATTTAAAGAAGAACCTTTGAATGTAAACGTACAATGGAAATGCATAAGCATAAAAAAATCCTACCCAGTGACTCCACACAATTAGTTTTTCATCCAGATTTCTGAGATCTTGTCTATTTGATTTGGGCGGGAATTTTGACGCCTTGTCTTCCATGTTCCTGACCACTCTTAGGTGTTCCACTTCATTCATATATCTACTTAATGCTTCACtcatttttttcaaatgaGTTATCTTTTCAGCATTGGCATTTTCAACTAATCTGTTCAAATTGATTAAGGAAGTTAATCTTTCACTCACTTGGTCTACTGAGTTAAActtt
Above is a window of Theileria parva strain Muguga chromosome 2, complete sequence, whole genome shotgun sequence DNA encoding:
- the TLDC2 gene encoding TLD family protein, with product MSSFDYKYRLTPGAIKEAVLSTFQSDISDSSPRNSHESLSPRTSQNETIVFREKCQYCIISRSILGVLTLTRESLTFEPDIRDVNVDEHGQGYYQIHVDMENILECGCIGGPSQELLGLEDMRCNGFLQVVLKQYSDSFETTHYSSGSSFESTLPDPMPERSKKSVGFNFSRIGSAIFSVLPGHKGKNSKLFKRSNSHVSILFGFFNKELAYKCTNKLMSLLDMCNNSTPSSDRSRITRIPFSSNSLIESWNTLTDAPEELDEPNDKYVNLDHFSAIGNRSKILTFDMVRKLNSYLPASVAIREWILSFETVHDGVSYHTFYKNLENKDNCIIVIEDSKGGVFGAFTPQIRYNLRFYGSGETFVFKFQRGNIKVFKSQGKNRCFIYSSDHSVIIGGGNNPAITIGKAFKVGTTAHSETFDNEPLSDDYHFEIKHMEVWTFGGFLTS
- a CDS encoding putative integral membrane protein, whose product is MRKRVPDAGDFLESYFLGLSCLVCSEQFYILVSQTKASPNFQWYLLIFTSFVTLTVALIFYDESHRDLINGIHCYHLYFLAILVVFVWVKVTSVLVTTSVTIGLGALTTFLVIEACVHYSYNAKLVLSFLGGLLSARLLPSFCWMVTQEVDGELQSRKMSLTLAVARLLFCFLSMCIKVMKGKIGFPPNEPANHEYDWIVLRTRSFKQLCNFYSQRFNSNKDNGQDDNKIFIFIGSILRQFFPILYFYLCIILFVPLSPVINSHLNKKSSFIYAPHVISSLSRLESASHLFGFCVGILIPASRSANLGFYSINIFNISFRFLIQVYFSVFLRLFSNFGIYIAIITLSTLVGYVCSYDLFVVVSNTLVQNCKDQEHSKYPCCGDKFLTECYCRYPVIINKTNKCFYLEDNAYASKPYLAIVGEDKLTEFILSIPPLTQCRSSNRFSCSKSNGDGKSLDYLKHADSAILLLQKEVGGDIRKICEQLGCNQNCCQNCDEKSCNCLKLIGIYEIDSVTTSSCDDCQLTVRIEGTKSDSCSICGGGSGGSCVCSGGNGSNCCICVKCCPGTQCTAPCTNCVKLCRCEKCNKTKVKNAARVFICYTRDQKCCIREIKPNTTPKFSEKLDEQKDFYIKSMFMSDCCHSNIQVDLHCKINFFRVTEIKYSKKKINPTCIKLCINDSKCCTQQTSAANTQTCCCVGVPLQRVLVEYPDEQKPQPSCSCPEACKKCRCCQNGKCCCCTGAELKISTENSYEKTMNPVKIKLITIFWILFLLIILLSYLIMSSVKSKQLKYYDFDPVRSYKTITKSIKRTNLNTPDRVRRRIDQFLMISGRGSHDYQGELNDMLKLLECSFDPREFKIIKNQLDEVSYKLLRDHEFILRARIEMVTWGCCLGFIYPYVVQMILRIQDYFINWEYVWEKEYKYYRGKMANRINEFTYDSKFGVAALTEVGIGLKTRMLIANSRKDTWANLSDSVEGYLDLYDSEIEFKNGEFPKPMDERLKYYVDMWDNRMEHLKEWSCSNTNIFDWSRFLHDYPGIKTWISMFGRYITLALKEIKINEKSFNDGIGVFLIDKII